The proteins below come from a single Deltaproteobacteria bacterium genomic window:
- a CDS encoding IS6 family transposase: MIDFKGSQFEKEIILWGVRWYVAYPISYRQLEEMMQERGVTVDHSTLNRWVRKYAPEIEKEFRRRQQPVGKSWRMDETYVRIKGQWKYLYRAVDKEGHTVDFLLTPHRDRAAAEAFLHKAIRTQGLPEKITIDQSGSNTAAITHYNKIHKTTIEIRQCKYLNNLVEQDHRVVKRKVRPMLGFKSFWAARCTLAGIEVMHAIRKGQLAPTGAVSQTPAEQFYGLAA, encoded by the coding sequence ATGATCGACTTCAAAGGCAGTCAATTTGAGAAGGAAATTATCCTGTGGGGTGTTCGTTGGTATGTGGCTTACCCGATCAGTTACCGCCAGTTAGAAGAGATGATGCAGGAGCGTGGCGTAACAGTGGATCACTCCACGCTCAATCGTTGGGTCCGCAAGTATGCCCCGGAAATAGAGAAAGAGTTCCGTCGTCGGCAGCAGCCGGTAGGGAAGAGCTGGCGGATGGACGAGACCTACGTGCGCATCAAAGGCCAGTGGAAATATCTCTATCGCGCAGTCGACAAAGAGGGCCATACGGTGGATTTTCTGTTGACGCCACACCGAGATAGAGCCGCCGCCGAAGCCTTCTTACACAAGGCGATTCGGACGCAAGGACTCCCGGAGAAGATAACTATTGACCAGAGTGGGAGCAATACAGCAGCGATTACCCACTACAATAAGATTCATAAGACGACGATCGAGATCCGACAGTGCAAGTATCTCAACAATCTCGTGGAACAAGATCATCGCGTGGTGAAACGCAAGGTGCGGCCGATGTTAGGCTTCAAATCGTTTTGGGCAGCGCGGTGTACGCTCGCCGGCATCGAAGTCATGCACGCTATTCGCAAAGGACAACTCGCACCCACTGGAGCTGTATCCCAAACTCCAGCCGAGCAGTTTTATGGCTTGGCCGCGTAG
- a CDS encoding SDR family NAD(P)-dependent oxidoreductase, translating into MANSDRATREETYKQALLKATDTIRQLLEENAALQKREPVAVVGMACRFPGGANSPEQYWQLLHDRVDAITDVPATRWPAETYYAADHAAPGKMYTVRGGFLDIPVEDFDAGFFGISPREACALDPQHRLLLEISWEALEHACLDPTHLKNSKTGVFVGISSDDYAQAHRHSGQPERIDAYSITGTTFSTAAGRLSYTLGLQGPCIALDTACSSSLVALHLACQSLRSRESNLALAGGVNLILSPQSHICFSKLQTISPDGKCKSFDASADGYVRGEGCGVLVLKRLRDALKDGNRILAVVRGSAINQDGKTNGLAAPNGNAQQAVIRHALEDAGIQPTQVDYIEAHGTGTVLGDPIEVEALGAVFGPGRTEPLRLGTVKTNIGHLEPAAGVAGLIKIILSLQHEELAQNLHFHRPNPYIAWERLPLQVVSERSTWKRSDRPRLAGVSSFGFSGTNAHVIVEEAPALPPHVEARESDSYLLSVSARDEHALRTLATEYVTLLSGEARGPGAIGDVCFAASVGRRHWPQRLAIEGTDKNDLHRKLTSFLQSRDEPGIITGSFEEEKSPNLAFLFTGQGSQYPGMGRGLYQSQAIFKQAIDQCDALLQPFIKTSLVQLLFAGEAETLNQTIYAQPTLFALEYALFQLWESWGIKPNVVMGHSVGEYVAACVAGVFSLEDGIRLIAERGRLMQALPSGGSMAAVFAAPELVAAVVAPYGGRIDIAAYNGPQHVVISGETKAVQEVCTVLASKGIRTTLLSVSHAFHSHLMEPMMAAYEQIARQVAFSLPRIKLISNLTGEAAGAEIASPHYWVNHIRQPVAFAAGMKTLLHEGIHAFVELGSQPTLLSMGRHCIAKDDTDKSKWLPSLRPQVPDLQLMYRSLGALYVSGAPMNWSGVYGERKYRWTTLPSYPFQRQRYWIDSVRPTASRSQTGLGATEHPLLGRRLRLPALTKGEVRYEHELDSGSFVRDHRVFQRAILPAAAYVEMALAAASRNSTSSRSSVVLCLQDVTIQQALVLAEGQNRTIQLVMTPDTAPAAGSSDQFQIYSLCEDETGQEPTWTLHAKGHISHSASSTSPPRTDLEAAQVECANEIAIVDFYQQCRTRGLEYGPDFQALQRLWQGKSQALGLIQLPEGVVEEAAHYHIHPVLLDACLQTLLVTFPDSSKNETWLPIGLERFQLYRSPGTQLWCHARLQVVEEAGQPLFRADLCLLDATGETIAVLEGLRAKKADPTLLLGDQPDLENWLYGVEWRPQGLCHPRENAPRLPAPSELQEELRREMAALANQFQLDDYGKALAELDKLCVLYVVAALGDMGHVFRLREQFSTAELAARLGVVPTHQQLFNRLLAMLVEEGILRAHQTGWEVLRVPERPAPKPVWQSLRSRYPQVEIELDLVQRCAVALADVLQGRCDPLSQLLFPGGDGSAVAALYRQTPAAEAVHAVLRQGLLTALNRLPQRSGLRIVEIGAGTGGTTAALLPHLPAARTEYVFTDISTAFATQAEATFADYPFVQYATLDIEKDPHAQGFAPQGYDIVVAANVLHATEDVAQTVQHIQRLLAPGGMVLLLEGTAPQRWIDVVFGMTSGWWRFRDTDLRPAHPLLSAPQWCEVLRTHGFQQTVSLDCTPIHQSVLVAQADKIPDEQQESEHWLIFADAGEIGHELREQVRARGSRCTLVRPGSHYEPTTDDAFTIDPYEPAHYQQLFAGLGTATLHHCVYLWGLDTTRTSDTTASLVAAARMGWEGTLLVVQALAHARLAPRLSIVTRGAISVAGEALPGIALSPVWGMGKSIALEHPELHCLRIDLAAEPQADEVSALMAELSQGVSQQTEDQIALRGEYRYVARLTRCDVPTDRTNAELLKLPQTESYGLGIPEWGKIEAVEWRPTPQRAPKSGEVEIMVRAAGFNFKDVLIALGMVPASGSILGGECAGEVIRVGPGVTNVKVGEAVMAMAPGSFARYVTVPATAVARIPIGLSFAAAATLPIAFLTTLYALEEIGQVRAGERVLIHAASGGVGQAAIQVAQRAGAEVWATASETKWEALRRLGVREVLNSRTPAFGAEIKRRTHGVGVDIVLNSLRGELTTESLKLVRAGGRFVELGIRDIRSAAEVTRLAPGAQYTTLDLLEEYTKRPPVIERLMSEIVRRVEAGELHPLPYREYGVEGVREALQVLLQATHTGKLVLSFPPPTRPQFRNDGTYLITGGLGGLGLLTAGWMAEHGAGHLVLASRRSLTPEIEEQIATLKQTGTEVTVFQTDVASGKQVGQLLTTIEHSLPPLRGIIHAAGILDDGILLEQDRERFRKVLVPKVDGAWHLHQQTHTLPLDFFLLFSSATSLLGAVGQSNHVSANAFLDALAYHRRAQGLPALSINWGAWSEIGYAAQVQAEDFLKAQGVGSIAPRWGVAALERIFHAKQAQIGVIQIDWPTYLQRTTPSSYLSDFLPAKSVQPEQRAEFRQLLETTPAAEQRVLLANYVTSQLATVLRFSASTRIDPKQGFSDMGMDSLTAVELRNSLQTDLGCTLPSTLIFDFPNVAAVVDYVATEVLKIHSIVGSPTVTENVGITEDLQILERLSEAEAETTLLRELEELEERGLSS; encoded by the coding sequence ATGGCAAACTCGGATCGAGCAACGCGAGAAGAAACCTATAAACAGGCATTACTTAAAGCGACGGATACGATTCGCCAACTGTTGGAGGAAAATGCGGCTCTGCAAAAACGGGAACCTGTTGCAGTAGTGGGCATGGCCTGCCGGTTTCCGGGTGGGGCGAACAGTCCAGAGCAGTATTGGCAGCTCTTACACGATAGGGTCGATGCAATCACTGATGTGCCAGCGACACGTTGGCCAGCGGAGACGTACTACGCCGCGGATCATGCTGCGCCTGGGAAGATGTATACGGTTCGCGGTGGTTTCCTCGACATTCCCGTCGAGGACTTTGATGCTGGCTTCTTTGGGATTTCACCACGCGAGGCGTGCGCCCTGGACCCCCAACATCGGTTGCTGTTGGAAATCAGTTGGGAAGCGTTGGAGCATGCCTGTCTTGACCCAACCCACTTGAAGAACAGCAAAACCGGGGTGTTCGTCGGCATATCCAGTGATGACTACGCTCAGGCGCACCGTCATTCCGGGCAGCCCGAACGTATTGACGCATACTCCATTACCGGCACGACGTTTAGCACCGCTGCGGGGCGCCTCTCCTACACGCTCGGGTTGCAGGGGCCATGTATAGCCTTGGACACTGCCTGTTCCTCCTCACTCGTCGCCCTTCATCTAGCCTGCCAGAGTTTACGAAGTAGAGAATCAAATCTAGCGCTTGCTGGTGGGGTGAACCTCATCCTCTCTCCGCAGTCACATATTTGTTTTTCTAAACTGCAAACGATCTCACCGGACGGCAAGTGTAAGTCCTTTGACGCATCTGCCGACGGCTATGTACGCGGAGAAGGCTGCGGTGTACTGGTCCTTAAGCGTCTGCGGGACGCGCTCAAAGACGGCAACCGTATTCTTGCGGTGGTGAGAGGGTCAGCGATTAACCAGGACGGGAAAACCAACGGACTTGCTGCGCCTAACGGCAACGCCCAACAGGCTGTTATCCGGCATGCCCTGGAAGACGCGGGGATCCAGCCTACGCAGGTTGACTATATCGAAGCACACGGAACCGGGACGGTTCTGGGTGATCCGATCGAAGTCGAAGCGCTCGGCGCGGTGTTCGGTCCCGGGCGGACCGAGCCGTTACGCCTGGGGACAGTGAAGACCAATATTGGTCATTTAGAACCCGCGGCAGGCGTAGCGGGCCTCATAAAGATTATCCTGTCCTTGCAGCATGAAGAGCTTGCACAGAACCTGCATTTTCACCGTCCTAATCCGTACATTGCCTGGGAGCGCTTACCGCTTCAAGTAGTTTCCGAGCGCTCCACCTGGAAGCGATCGGACCGACCACGGTTGGCGGGTGTCAGTTCCTTTGGCTTCAGTGGAACGAACGCTCATGTCATCGTCGAAGAAGCGCCAGCGCTTCCCCCTCACGTAGAGGCAAGAGAGTCAGACTCTTATCTGCTAAGCGTGTCAGCACGAGATGAACACGCGTTGCGAACGCTGGCCACGGAATATGTGACGCTCCTCTCTGGGGAAGCACGTGGGCCAGGCGCTATTGGTGATGTGTGTTTTGCGGCGAGTGTCGGTCGTCGTCATTGGCCTCAGCGTCTCGCGATCGAAGGAACAGACAAAAACGACCTGCATCGGAAGCTAACCTCTTTCCTCCAAAGCCGAGACGAACCAGGTATTATCACAGGGAGTTTCGAGGAGGAAAAAAGTCCAAACCTCGCGTTCTTGTTCACTGGTCAGGGGTCGCAATATCCAGGGATGGGGCGCGGGCTGTACCAGAGTCAGGCGATCTTCAAGCAGGCGATCGACCAATGCGATGCCTTGCTCCAGCCGTTCATCAAGACCTCCTTGGTGCAACTGCTGTTTGCTGGCGAAGCTGAGACCCTCAATCAAACGATCTACGCTCAGCCGACGCTATTTGCGCTCGAATACGCGCTGTTTCAGCTCTGGGAATCGTGGGGTATCAAGCCCAATGTGGTGATGGGCCACAGCGTGGGTGAGTACGTGGCGGCGTGCGTTGCTGGGGTCTTTAGCCTGGAAGATGGCATCCGGTTAATTGCCGAACGAGGCCGACTGATGCAGGCGCTGCCAAGCGGTGGAAGCATGGCCGCAGTGTTTGCCGCACCGGAGCTCGTCGCGGCAGTGGTGGCGCCGTATGGTGGTCGCATCGATATCGCCGCCTACAATGGCCCCCAACATGTTGTGATCTCAGGCGAGACCAAGGCTGTGCAGGAGGTTTGTACGGTCCTCGCAAGCAAAGGCATCAGGACTACCCTGTTGTCGGTGTCCCACGCCTTTCATTCTCACCTGATGGAACCAATGATGGCCGCGTATGAACAGATTGCCCGTCAGGTGGCCTTCTCCTTACCTCGCATCAAGCTGATCTCTAACCTGACCGGAGAGGCAGCCGGTGCGGAAATTGCGTCCCCGCACTATTGGGTGAACCATATTCGCCAGCCTGTGGCCTTTGCTGCCGGTATGAAGACACTCCTGCACGAGGGAATCCACGCATTTGTCGAGCTTGGCTCGCAACCCACGCTACTGAGCATGGGCCGCCATTGTATTGCGAAAGATGACACTGACAAGAGCAAGTGGCTGCCCAGCCTACGACCGCAGGTACCCGATCTGCAACTCATGTACCGTTCACTGGGAGCATTGTATGTGAGTGGTGCCCCCATGAACTGGTCCGGCGTGTATGGAGAGCGCAAATACCGCTGGACAACTCTGCCTTCGTACCCCTTCCAAAGGCAGCGGTATTGGATAGACAGCGTGCGGCCCACTGCCAGCCGCAGCCAGACCGGTCTCGGCGCGACCGAGCACCCCCTTCTTGGACGACGTCTCCGTCTGCCAGCCCTCACAAAAGGAGAGGTGCGTTACGAGCACGAGCTAGACAGCGGGAGTTTTGTGCGCGACCATCGCGTCTTTCAGCGTGCCATTCTTCCGGCTGCAGCGTACGTAGAGATGGCCCTGGCTGCCGCAAGCCGTAACTCAACGTCGTCTCGCTCGTCTGTCGTCCTGTGCTTGCAGGACGTGACGATCCAACAAGCCCTGGTGCTTGCGGAGGGTCAGAACCGGACGATTCAACTGGTTATGACTCCAGACACGGCGCCAGCCGCAGGATCGAGTGACCAGTTTCAAATTTATAGTCTGTGCGAAGATGAGACAGGGCAAGAGCCTACCTGGACATTGCATGCCAAGGGACACATCTCCCATTCAGCGTCTTCTACATCCCCTCCACGCACGGACCTGGAGGCCGCACAGGTTGAATGTGCGAACGAAATAGCGATCGTAGATTTTTACCAACAATGCCGTACGCGAGGGCTTGAGTACGGCCCTGACTTTCAAGCCCTGCAACGCTTGTGGCAGGGGAAGAGCCAGGCACTTGGTCTGATTCAATTGCCGGAAGGAGTGGTTGAAGAGGCGGCGCACTATCATATTCACCCGGTGTTACTTGACGCCTGCCTGCAAACCCTGCTGGTCACCTTCCCCGACAGCAGCAAGAACGAGACGTGGCTACCTATCGGATTGGAACGTTTCCAACTGTATCGCTCGCCCGGTACTCAGCTCTGGTGTCACGCGCGACTGCAGGTGGTCGAAGAAGCTGGTCAACCGCTCTTTCGGGCTGATCTGTGTCTGCTTGACGCGACTGGGGAGACAATTGCGGTGCTCGAGGGCCTCAGGGCGAAGAAGGCTGATCCAACGCTCCTCCTGGGCGACCAACCGGATCTTGAGAACTGGTTGTACGGCGTTGAGTGGCGTCCGCAAGGACTGTGTCATCCGCGGGAAAACGCGCCCCGGTTGCCTGCTCCCTCTGAGCTGCAAGAGGAACTGCGGCGCGAGATGGCGGCATTGGCCAACCAATTCCAGCTCGACGACTACGGCAAAGCATTGGCTGAGCTCGACAAACTGTGTGTGCTTTACGTTGTAGCAGCGCTGGGCGACATGGGCCACGTGTTTCGTCTTCGTGAGCAGTTCTCGACCGCAGAGCTAGCGGCACGCCTTGGGGTCGTACCGACACATCAACAACTTTTTAACCGCCTGTTAGCCATGTTAGTGGAGGAGGGGATCCTCCGTGCACACCAGACTGGTTGGGAAGTCCTTCGCGTGCCCGAAAGGCCTGCGCCGAAGCCCGTGTGGCAATCGTTACGTTCACGCTATCCACAGGTCGAGATAGAACTTGACCTTGTCCAGCGTTGCGCCGTTGCCCTGGCCGATGTCCTGCAGGGGCGCTGTGATCCGCTGTCGCAATTGTTATTCCCTGGAGGGGACGGGTCGGCAGTGGCTGCATTATATCGGCAGACCCCTGCGGCTGAGGCCGTGCATGCCGTCCTGCGTCAAGGCCTGTTAACCGCGCTCAACCGGCTGCCTCAGCGAAGCGGTTTGCGGATTGTCGAAATCGGTGCGGGGACTGGGGGGACAACTGCAGCGTTGCTCCCGCATCTGCCAGCGGCGCGGACTGAGTACGTCTTCACTGATATTTCCACCGCTTTTGCGACGCAAGCAGAAGCAACATTCGCAGACTATCCCTTCGTGCAGTACGCGACATTGGATATTGAAAAGGACCCGCACGCTCAAGGGTTTGCTCCCCAGGGTTACGACATCGTGGTCGCCGCCAACGTTCTCCATGCCACCGAGGATGTCGCGCAGACAGTGCAGCATATCCAGCGCTTACTCGCGCCTGGCGGCATGGTGCTCTTGCTCGAAGGAACAGCACCGCAGCGCTGGATCGACGTGGTGTTCGGCATGACGAGTGGCTGGTGGCGCTTTCGTGATACAGATCTGCGCCCCGCTCATCCTCTACTATCTGCGCCCCAGTGGTGCGAGGTCTTACGCACTCATGGTTTTCAACAAACTGTTAGCCTTGACTGTACGCCCATTCACCAGTCTGTGCTTGTGGCTCAGGCAGATAAGATACCCGACGAGCAACAGGAATCTGAGCATTGGTTGATTTTCGCTGATGCGGGCGAGATAGGTCACGAACTGAGAGAGCAGGTACGTGCGCGCGGATCGAGGTGTACGCTTGTCCGTCCAGGAAGCCACTACGAACCAACCACCGACGACGCCTTCACGATTGACCCCTATGAGCCTGCGCACTATCAGCAATTGTTCGCTGGTCTCGGCACTGCCACCTTACATCACTGTGTGTATCTCTGGGGTCTTGATACGACGCGGACCAGCGACACCACCGCTTCGCTGGTCGCTGCCGCGCGGATGGGCTGGGAGGGCACGCTACTTGTGGTGCAAGCCCTGGCGCACGCTCGTCTCGCTCCGCGACTCTCTATCGTTACTCGTGGAGCCATCTCGGTAGCAGGCGAAGCGCTGCCAGGAATAGCCCTGTCACCTGTCTGGGGCATGGGCAAAAGTATCGCCTTGGAACACCCGGAGTTACATTGTCTACGCATCGATCTCGCTGCAGAGCCACAAGCGGATGAAGTCTCTGCACTCATGGCAGAGCTGTCGCAAGGTGTCTCACAACAGACAGAGGACCAAATCGCGTTGCGTGGTGAGTATCGCTATGTGGCTCGCCTCACGCGCTGCGATGTTCCTACTGACAGGACCAATGCGGAGCTGCTCAAGCTGCCTCAGACCGAGTCGTATGGGTTAGGAATACCAGAGTGGGGCAAGATAGAAGCGGTTGAGTGGCGACCGACGCCGCAGCGTGCGCCAAAATCGGGAGAAGTAGAAATTATGGTGCGGGCTGCGGGGTTCAACTTCAAGGATGTGCTGATCGCGCTGGGCATGGTGCCAGCATCTGGATCGATCCTGGGCGGCGAATGCGCTGGCGAAGTCATTCGCGTCGGGCCAGGCGTGACCAATGTGAAGGTCGGCGAAGCCGTGATGGCGATGGCCCCAGGGAGTTTCGCCCGCTATGTGACAGTCCCGGCCACAGCGGTTGCACGGATCCCGATAGGGCTGAGTTTTGCTGCGGCGGCGACGCTGCCGATCGCGTTCTTAACCACGCTGTATGCCCTAGAAGAGATCGGACAGGTCCGCGCCGGAGAGCGCGTGTTGATCCATGCCGCATCAGGAGGCGTCGGACAGGCAGCGATCCAGGTTGCACAGCGAGCTGGCGCGGAGGTGTGGGCAACCGCGAGTGAGACGAAGTGGGAGGCGCTGCGACGGTTAGGAGTCCGAGAGGTGCTGAACTCGCGGACGCCAGCCTTTGGCGCGGAGATTAAACGACGAACACACGGAGTGGGTGTCGATATCGTCCTCAACTCGTTACGCGGAGAGTTGACGACGGAGAGTTTAAAACTCGTACGGGCAGGAGGGCGGTTTGTTGAGCTGGGGATACGAGATATTCGCTCGGCAGCAGAAGTCACAAGACTGGCACCAGGGGCACAATATACGACGCTCGATTTACTAGAGGAGTATACGAAACGCCCGCCGGTGATTGAACGGTTGATGAGCGAGATCGTGAGGCGAGTGGAGGCAGGAGAGCTTCATCCCTTACCGTACCGCGAGTATGGCGTGGAAGGGGTACGCGAGGCGTTACAGGTGTTGCTGCAAGCGACCCACACTGGCAAGCTCGTCCTCTCTTTCCCGCCACCCACTCGCCCGCAGTTTCGTAACGACGGGACCTATCTCATCACAGGCGGTTTAGGCGGGCTGGGCTTGTTGACGGCTGGCTGGATGGCCGAACACGGCGCAGGTCACCTGGTCTTGGCTAGTCGCCGCAGCCTCACGCCTGAAATTGAAGAACAGATTGCGACACTGAAACAGACTGGCACTGAGGTCACTGTCTTCCAGACGGATGTGGCGAGTGGTAAGCAGGTTGGCCAACTCTTGACTACTATCGAACATTCACTGCCACCACTACGCGGTATTATTCATGCGGCGGGGATTCTCGACGACGGTATTCTCCTTGAACAAGATAGAGAACGGTTTAGAAAAGTGCTGGTGCCTAAGGTTGATGGGGCTTGGCATCTGCACCAGCAAACGCACACCCTGCCTTTGGACTTCTTCCTGCTGTTCTCGTCAGCCACGTCATTGCTCGGAGCGGTTGGACAGTCGAACCACGTGAGTGCCAATGCGTTTCTTGACGCGCTCGCGTATCACCGCCGAGCCCAAGGCTTACCGGCTCTCAGCATCAATTGGGGCGCGTGGTCGGAAATTGGTTACGCTGCACAGGTGCAAGCAGAAGATTTTCTCAAAGCCCAGGGGGTGGGAAGTATCGCACCACGTTGGGGAGTGGCGGCGTTGGAGCGCATCTTCCATGCGAAACAAGCGCAGATCGGCGTTATTCAGATCGACTGGCCAACCTATCTGCAGCGGACAACGCCATCGTCCTATTTGTCTGATTTCCTGCCAGCGAAGTCCGTCCAACCAGAGCAGCGCGCGGAGTTCCGTCAGCTTCTTGAGACAACGCCAGCCGCGGAACAACGTGTGCTATTGGCTAACTACGTCACCTCCCAACTTGCAACCGTGTTACGATTCTCCGCTTCCACGCGTATCGATCCGAAACAGGGCTTTTCCGATATGGGGATGGATTCGCTGACTGCGGTCGAATTGCGCAACAGCCTGCAGACCGATTTAGGTTGTACGCTGCCATCGACCCTGATCTTCGACTTTCCTAACGTGGCAGCTGTCGTCGACTATGTCGCGACAGAAGTGCTGAAAATACATTCAATTGTCGGGTCTCCAACAGTGACAGAGAACGTTGGAATAACCGAAGACCTCCAGATACTGGAACGCCTCTCAGAAGCTGAGGCTGAGACCACTCTCCTCAGGGAACTAGAAGAGCTCGAGGAAAGGGGGTTGTCGTCATGA